The following is a genomic window from Ardenticatenales bacterium.
GGTCCAATCTGGCTTAGCAGTTACCGAAAAAGGAGATGGAAATGAACCCCTTTGTGACATTTATGGCTTCTATGACCGGGCGCGTGGTGCGCATTGTGGCGGGTATTGCCCTGATCGCCTGGGGATTGTGGGGATTGACGGGAACTGTCGGGATTGTCGTTGCTATTGTGGGGCTGCTGCCTCTGGTAGCCGGGGTGTTCGATTTTTGCGTGTTTGCCCCCCTGTTTGGCGCGCCTCTGAGCGGGCCGAAGATTCGCGCCGGTAAATAGCGGCAGCCTGGCAGCGGACGTTTGTCCAGCATCATTGGCCTGTCAAAACAGTTCTGGAGGCGTTACGCGATTCGGCGTAGCGCCTTTTTCGCTTTCCCATCCTTTCGCAACATGTTATACTGTGCCGGAAGAGAGGGCGGGGGCGCGCGGGTTGTATGATTGTGTCTTGAGTGTTGATGCCGGCATCTACGAGGAAATGAGATCCCATATTCCTCTTCCGGCTGGATTCCCACTAAAAGGAAAGTAACCATTCACCATTCAGAGGTGCGACGCACTTATGGACGCCGTTTGCATGACGATGTGCCCTATTCAAGTGCGGCTTGCCTATGTAAACATAAAGGAAAAATGCATTCATGAAAGCAAAACAATGGTCTCAGCCCCCGGCGATGCAAATTGACGTGAAGAAAAAGTACGTGGTGACGATGGAAACCAATCGCGGCACCATTGAGATTGAATTGCACCCGCAACACGCGCCGTTGACGGTAAACAACTTCGTCTTCCTCTGCCGTGAGGGTTTTTACGATGGCGTCTCCTTTCATCGCGTTATTAGCAACTTCGTCATCCAGGGGGGCGATCCGACGGGCAGCGGAGCGGGCGGCCCCGGATACCGCTTCTCCGATGAGACCGCGGGGAATCCGTTGAAGCATATGCGCGGCGCTCTCTCTATGGCAAATGCCGGCCCCAATACCAACGGTAGTCAATTTTTCATCACACATTCCCCGCAGCCGCACCTGAACGGGCGACACACCGTGTTTGGCACGGTCGCCAGCGGCATGGATGTGGTGGACGCCATCCGCGCCGGAGACAAAATGGTGCGCGTGACCGTGCAAGAAAGCTGAATAAATGCCTGTGAGGCTAAAATGGTGAGTTCACTGAAAAAACCGGGTTTTTCGATTGTCCGGCTGAAATTACCAGAGTGGTTCATGTGTAAAAACCCGGTTTTTGGCCTTTTTTCAGTAGAGTCACTTTAGTGGACCACTACTTCAGTGGACCGCCGGCGGATGCCGGCACTACGGACATTTTCATCCATCGTGGTGCGCCTCGATCATGGGGAACTCGTGAGATGTTGCACCGCGACCAGAATATGGAGGCTACTATGGCGATGACGTTTTCTGATCCCGCGCAAACGATGTCTGAGGCCAGCCCGGAAGAGCGGATGCGTGCCCTTATCGAAGCTATCAGCAGCTACATTGAAATGTATCATGGCGGAGCCGTGTCCATGGTCGCTTTCGATGGGAAAATGCTAAAAGTGCATATGTCCGGCGCTTGCGATGGATGCCGCCTGGCCCCGACCACGCTGCATGGCTGGGTCGAAGGGACCGTACGCCAATTCTTCCCGGAGATTGAGTCCGTCCTGGCTGTGTGAGTAACCTTACCCACGCCATTCGCGCGAAATTTGGACAAAATCCAGCGCAATATGCTAACATTTGCTTTGCTTCAGAACCCTTCGGAAACACTCGAGTTTGATGCCGCACGCTATGTCTGATT
Proteins encoded in this region:
- a CDS encoding DUF2892 domain-containing protein, whose product is MNPFVTFMASMTGRVVRIVAGIALIAWGLWGLTGTVGIVVAIVGLLPLVAGVFDFCVFAPLFGAPLSGPKIRAGK
- a CDS encoding peptidylprolyl isomerase, with amino-acid sequence MQIDVKKKYVVTMETNRGTIEIELHPQHAPLTVNNFVFLCREGFYDGVSFHRVISNFVIQGGDPTGSGAGGPGYRFSDETAGNPLKHMRGALSMANAGPNTNGSQFFITHSPQPHLNGRHTVFGTVASGMDVVDAIRAGDKMVRVTVQES
- a CDS encoding NifU family protein; protein product: MAMTFSDPAQTMSEASPEERMRALIEAISSYIEMYHGGAVSMVAFDGKMLKVHMSGACDGCRLAPTTLHGWVEGTVRQFFPEIESVLAV